From a region of the Leishmania major strain Friedlin complete genome, chromosome 32 genome:
- a CDS encoding putative chaperone protein DNAj produces MTIARSRRATVRRTCVLVLLLLCVALSSRAFFDFGGGHRADAPSAEVTHAQEVDYYMVLQLEDKREEATEKDIRQQFRRLSRLYHPDVAKTEEDKAKYSQVNRAYEVLSDKRKRKVYDMRGERGLEQLERIDRSKDTPGGGVNPLSRLFGMRVDDGLRGSDMKLEAKVDLAKLFTGGQETLQVNKHKVCHACKGSGADTTAAIVQCRQCGGEGVLRQRIQFAPGMIQELHQKCPSCSGAGRRPERLCSVCRGNKVLFGSSTVTLELEPGMEEGHVLKFEMEAEESPDRLPGDLLVHVHTLPHPVFSRRRNQIDLDTSLTLTLQEALVGFDRNITHLDGVEQVRVQRLDTVSPYGTVLRLPGKGMPKMNVASERGDLYVRLQYNMPAQLTEEQRKLVDMLL; encoded by the coding sequence ATGACGATCGCGCGCTCGCGTCGCGCTACTGTGCGGCGCAcatgcgtgcttgtgcttcTGCTTCTATGCGTAGCGCTGAGCTCGCGCGCATTTTTCGACTTTGGCGGCGGTCATCGTGCCGACGCGCCGTCCGCAGAGGTGACCCATGCCCAGGAGGTGGACTACTAcatggtgctgcagctggaggatAAGCGCGAGGAAGCGACCGAGAAGGACATCCGTCAGCAAttccgccgcctctctcgtCTTTACCACCCCGACGTGgcgaagacggaggaggacaaGGCGAAGTACAGCCAAGTTAACCGTGCGTACGAGGTGCTGTCTGACAAGCGGAAACGCAAGGTGTACGACATGCGGGGGGAGCGGGGCTTGGAGCAGCTCGAACGCATAGACCGCTCCAAGGACACCCCTGGCGGTGGTGTGAACCCCCTCTCCCGGCTCTTCGGCATGCGGGTGGACGATGGCCTGCGAGGGTCCGACATGAAGCTGGAAGCGAAGGTGGACCTCGCCAAATTGTTCACTGGCGGGCAGGAGACACTCCAAGTCAACAAGCACAAGGTATGCCACGCCTGCAAAGGCAGTGGTGCGGATACGACGGCGGCCATTGTGCAGTGCCGGCAGTGCGGTGGCGAgggcgtgctgcgccagcgcatcCAGTTTGCCCCTGGCATGATCCAGGAGTTGCACCAAAAGTGCCCCAGCTGTAGCGGAGCAGGCCGGCGGCCGGAGCGGTTGTGTTCCGTGTGCCGAGGCAACAAGGTCTTgttcggcagcagcacagtTACACTGGAGCTGGAGCCTGGCATGGAGGAGGGCCACGTGCTGAAGTTCgagatggaggcggaggagtcGCCGGACCGGCTGCCGGGGGATCTTCTCGTACACGTGCACACCCTCCCGCACCCCGTCTTCtcacgccgccgcaaccaGATAGACTTGGACACGTCGCTGACACTGACTCTTCAGGAGGCCCTCGTAGGTTTTGACCGCAACATAACACACCTAGACGGAGTGGAGCAGGTCCgggtgcagcgcctcgacaCCGTATCACCCTATGGCACCGTGCTTCGGCTCCCGGGAAAGGGAATGCCAAAGATGAATGTCGCCTCCGAGCGGGGAGACCTCTACGTCAGGCTGCAGTACAACATGCCCGCGCAGCTCACAGAGGAGCAGAGGAAGCTGGTGGACATGCTGCTGTGA
- the GCVL-2 gene encoding putative dihydrolipoamide dehydrogenase has translation MFRRNIAHLASYDVTVIGGGPGGYVAAIKAAQLGLKTACIEKRGALGGTCLNVGCIPSKALLHATHLYHDAHANFAQYGLRGGENVTMDVSAMQAQKGKGVKALTGGVEYLFKKNKVTYYKGEGSFVNPNTIKVKGLDGKEETLESKKTIVATGSEPTELPFLPFDEKVVMSSTGALDLDHVPKKMIVVGGGVIGLELGSVWARLGAEVTVVEFASRCAATTDADVSKALTDALVKHEKMKIMTNTKVVSGTNNGSSVTIEVEDKDGKHQTLEADALLCSVGRRPHTTGLNAEAINLQMERGFICINDHFETNVPNVYAIGDVVNKGPMLAHKAEEEGVACAEILAGKPGHVNYSVIPGVIYTNPEVAQVGETEEQVKKRGIDYKVGKFPFSANSRAKAVGTEDGFVKVVTDKKTDRILGVQIVCTAAGEMIAEPTLAMEYGASSEDLGRTCHAHPTMSEAVKEACMACFAQTINF, from the coding sequence ATGTTCCGCAGGAACATAGCGCACCTGGCGTCCTACGACGTGACGGTGATCGGCGGTGGTCCTGGCGGGTACGTGGCGGCCATCAAGGCCGCCCAGCTTGGCCTCAAGACCGCCTGCATCGAGAAGCGCGGTGCTCTTGGCGGCACCTGCCTGAATGTCGGCTGCATCCCGTCaaaggcgctgctgcacgcgacGCACCTGTACCACGACGCCCACGCCAACTTTGCCCAGTATGGCCTGCGCGGCGGGGAAAACGTGACGATGGATGTGTCTGCGATGCAGGCGcagaaggggaagggggtgaaGGCGCTGACGGGCGGCGTCGAGTACCTCTTCAAGAAGAACAAGGTCACATACTACAAGGGCGAGGGCAGCTTCGTGAACCCCAACACGATCAAGGTGAAGGGTCTTGACGGCAAGGAGGAGACGCTCGAGTCGAAGAAGACGATTGTGGCCACTGGCAGCGAGCCGACGGAGCTGCCGTTCCTGCCCTTCGACGAGAAGGTTGTGATGTCCTCCACCGGCGCCCTCGACCTCGACCACGTGCCCAAGAAGATGATCGTGGTTGGCGGAGGCGTGATTGGGCTGGAGCTTGGTAGCGTGTGGGCCCGCCTCGGTGCTGAGGTGACCGTGGTGGAGTTTGCctctcgctgcgccgccaccaccgacgcCGACGTGTCCAAGGCGCTCACGGATGCGCTGGTGAAGCACGAGAAGATGAAAATCATGACCAACACGAAGGTCGTTAGCGGGACGAACAACGGTAGCAGCGTGACGATCGAGGTGGAGGACAAGGATGGAAAGCATCAGACGCTCGAGGCggacgcgctgctgtgctCCGTGGGCCGCCGCCCGCACACGACCGGGCTGAACGCCGAGGCCATCAACCTCCAAATGGAGCGCGGTTTTATCTGCATCAACGACCACTTCGAGACGAACGTGCCGAACGTATACGCGATCGGCGACGTCGTGAACAAGGGCCCGATGCTAGCGCACAAGGCCGAGGAGGAAGGCGTCGCGTGCGCGGAGATACTGGCTGGCAAGCCCGGGCACGTGAACTACAGCGTCATCCCCGGCGTCATCTACACCAACCCCGAGGTCGCGCAGGTGGGCGAGACGGAAGAGCaggtgaagaagaggggCATCGACTACAAGGTTGGCAAGTTCCCCTTCAGCGCCAACTCGCGCGCCAAGGCCGTCGGCACCGAGGACGGCTTTGTGAAGGTGGTGACGGACAAGAAGACGGACCGCATCCTTGGCGTGCAGATTGTGTGCACGGCTGCTGGCGAGATGATCGCGGAGCCGACGCTGGCGATGGAGTACGGCGCAAGCTCCGAGGATTTGGGCCGCACCTGCCACGCTCACCCAACGATGTCCgaggcggtgaaggaggcgtGCATGGCGTGCTTTGCGCAGACGATCAACTTCTAA